Proteins encoded by one window of Aphidius gifuensis isolate YNYX2018 linkage group LG2, ASM1490517v1, whole genome shotgun sequence:
- the LOC122848705 gene encoding innexin inx3, translated as MAVFGLVSAVAGFVKVRYLIDKAVIDNLVFRAHYKVTSALLFAACIIVSANNLIGDPINCISDGGISGHILNTYCWITYTFSLPNEFNKVVGTEVAHPGLGVDNTKEKTYHSYYQWVPFMLFFQGVFFYAPHWMWKQWEEGKIRMISDGMRGAQLETKQERSSKASRLVTYILDTLHLHNSYAAGYYFCEVLNLIVVITNIHLVNKFLGGTFYTYGLDVWNTSQMDPLLRDDPMIKIFPRVTKCTFHKYGPSGSIQTHDALCVLALNILNEKIYILLWFWFIGLALMSAAAVLYSMAVLTMPSTREAILKKRFKFTSDNDANVLIRETQIGDFLLLHLLGQNMSSATFTEVLGELCRRLKVGSSSGNSPTSVPSAPSTLEMSPIYPEIEKFSKDTEI; from the exons ATGGCAGTATTTGGTCTTGTATCAGCAGTTGCTGGTTTTGTGAAAGTTAGATATTTAATTGACAAGGCCGTTATTGACAATCTTGTCTTCAGGGCACACTACAAAGTAACATCAGCATTATTATTTGCTGCTTGCATCATTGTATCAGCAAACAATCTCATTG gtgatccaataaattgtatttctgATGGTGGAATAAGTggacatattttaaatacatactGCTGGATAACATACACTTTCAGTTTaccaaatgaatttaataaagtaGTTGGTACTGAAGTTGCACATCCTGGTCTTGGTGTTGataatacaaaagaaaaaacttaTCACTCGTATTATCAATGGGTAccatttatgttattttttcaaggtgtatttttttatgcacCACATTGGATGTGGAAACAATGGGAAGAAGGAAAAATTAGAATGATATCTGATGGTATGCGTGGTGCACAACTTGAAACAAAACAAGAAAGATCATCAAAAGCATCAAGACTTGTAACTTATATACTTGATACACTTCATCTTCATAATAGCTATGCAGctggttattatttttgtgaagtattaaatttaattgttgtg ATTACTAATATTCatcttgttaataaatttcttggTGGTACATTTTATACATATGGACTTGATGTTTGGAATACGAGTCAAATGGATCCACTTTTACGTGATGATccaatgattaaaatatttccacGTGTTACAAAATGTACATTTCATAAATATGGTCCATCTGGATCAATTCAAACACATGATGCACTTTGTGTATTGGCATTGAATAttctcaatgaaaaaatatatatacttttatggTTTTGGTTTATTGGTCTTGCTCTTATGTCTGCTGCTGCTGTTTTATACAGTATGGCTGTTCTTACAATGCCAAGTACACGTGAAGCTATTCTTAAAAAACGTTTCAAGTTTACATCAGATAATGATGCAAATGTACTCATCAGAGAAACACAG ATTGgtgattttttgcttttacatTTGTTGGGACAAAATATGAGTAGTGCAACATTTACTGAAGTACTTGGTGAACTATGTCGTCGTTTAAAAGTTGGTTCAAGTAGCGGTAATTCACCAACATCTGTACCATCAGCACCAAGTACACTTGAAATGTCACCAATTTATccagaaattgaaaaattttcaaaagacacagaaatttaa